The genomic region CATCCCCCACCaccttttttttctcgaacacgcaggagagctgcgtatcattatattaaaggAAGAAATACACAAGGTCTAAAATAGACCGGGGTACAACTGACGCCTTACGGCGGCCTGAACGAAACTAGCATAGATTGACTCATCTATAAAAACTCTAGGCTACATGAGATAGGGAGGCAACAAGGGATGTCAACCCCTTGGCCCCGGCAGTCTCCCACAGACGGCGCTCATCCCCCACATGGATTAGGAAATTAGCAACATTAGGGGAAAGGCCATCAAAGATGCATCTGTTCCGGAGATTCCACAAAATCCAAGCGCCCAGCATAATGAGGGAGTTTAGGCCATCTCTGAAGGACCCCTGAATAGCTTCATTTGTTTGATGCCACCACTCCATAAAATTAATATCCGTTGGTTGGGGGCTCGCACATCATCGACATCAGGTTCGACAACATCTGCTTCATGTTCTTCAACGGTGCAACTggcgtagggatgaaaacggataCCCGAACTGTTATGGCAAATctaatattttaaaatatatatatgtatgaaatttgatgctaatcttttcttgtgttatcaagcacattatcATAGATAAGAGTAAAATTTTGCATAAATTGTTGAGAACATATCTAATGCACATAGAAGATTGatgcacatggtgcacatattaaatcatcaccactcattttagatctaacgtctctagttgTTTGGTATATTTTGCTAAGAACACCCTCCAATGTGGTGGTGTGTAGTGGTGGaaggtgttatttgtaaattaaatgattaattagagacgttagatctaaaatgagtGATGATGATTTAACATGTGCACCAATCTTCTATGTGCACCAAATATGTATACATTATTTGCTCTCTACAACAAAAAAAGGTGAAAAATTATCCGTATCCGAATGGTACCCTGTCAGGGCCCAAGAGTGGTACTGTAGCAATGCCCTTAGGTTGGTTAGATAAAGATAAGGCTAGTTTGGGACAAGATTAGAATTTGAGATAAGATTAGATCTAGTGCTTAGAGTTAGAGGTCAAGTAACCATTTCTATATAAGGAGAGGGATTGTATCAATTAAAGGGAAGCAAGAGATTAGAAGGAAATCCCTTCTCTCTTGCCGGTCGTGGGCAAAGCCCCGCGGCCGGCCTTCTCAGCGCCTCTAACCCTCGCAGTATTCATccgcgggggtactgttcatccacGTGAACAGTACCGTTTTCCCTGGCCAACAGCCCGACGGCGCCCAAGCGTCGGGGTCCTAGTCCTAGACCCCAAACCTACTACTCGTACTACCTCTGTAACCTTATATCCATAACATACAATCTCTAACAATTCTTGGTAATTTTTCATTTTATATATGTTTAGTTATTGCAGTGGTAAACAAAGTACCATGTAAACATGTTGAACTTGTTGGAATTAAATTTCTGCATTGATTGAGCTAATAAATTTCTCTTTAACTGCCTGATTATGGTGTGCAGTGAAACTGGCGAACTTTATGCAAAGAAACTAGCCAACTTTATAGAAAAGCGGCTCAAATGTGAGAAAACAGCAACTGTAAGTATTTTCCCATGATTTAATGATGGATCTGACCAGCATAACATGGGCTGAAAATTTGCAATTATCGAATTGTTTAGATATGGACCAGTACCCTTCAGAGAACAATTTTGACAGCAAGTCCAATTGTTGGATTCCCCAAGGTATTTGGTTACACGATTTAGGAGTCTTCTTAAAGAACTGTTGCTATGTAAGTACAGCAAGATTGCTCGACTTGTGTTATTTGTAGATACAATGGCGTGCTCTTGATGAGATCAATTCTGGAGTGTGTGATGGGATGACTTATGAAGAGATAAAGAAAATCATGCCCGAGGAATTTGAGTACGTATAAAGAAAATTTTGCTTTATTGTTGTAGTTGCACCATGTGCATGGAATATCCGTTACTTACCATTCATATATGAGGTGTTAGACCAATGTTTCATTTCCATGCTGTACAAATTAGGAAAAAACAGAAATGAAATTAACACAAATCCTTTTGGCACTTGTGAATGCTTGTTTCAACCAGGTCACGAAAGAAGGACAAGCTAAGATACCGCTACCCCCGTGGAGAATCTTACCTCGATGTGATACAGAGGTAAAAACTATAGTTTCTAATTATACAGACAAAAAATCTCCATAGTTTTTTTTTCCTAAGAAAAGTCGTGCTGGTTTACTTGGTTTTTGTCTGTCAAACTATGACAGATTTCAGTTCCCGTGTAACTATACCCTAACAGCTGATGTCATAATAACCCTTAGGCTGGAACCCGTCATCATCGAGCTAGAACGCCAGCGTGCACCAGTGGTTGTCATATCTCATCAGGTAAATTGTCATAGTTGATGAAATATTGGAAAGTTGGAGCGCGGACAGCAGAACTAGTTAGTTTTGAACTATTTGTCCCATTGCTAGGCTGTACTGCGAGCACTGTATGCATATTTCGCGGACCGTCCTTTGAGAGAAGTTCCAGAGATAGAGGTGATGATACATTTGACTTTCCTCTTCTTGATCAAATGCGATATGTCTGAGCTAATGATGTGATTGTTCTCATGTAGATGCCACTACACACCATAATCGAGATACAAATGGGCGTCACGGGTGTGGAAGAGAAGAGGTACAAACTCATGGACTGAATGAATACATAAAAGCAGCTGGTTGGCTGTTTCATACAGCAAGTACACATAACACAGAAGCCttttcccttctctctctctctccacacGGTGTTCAGTGTAATTTCTTTGGAAAAAAGACATGTTGAACATTGTAAAGAAAAAACTAATAAGGAACTGTAAAAATGGCATGCTTACTGTAACGAATAAGGAATACAGACTGGGGGTCTCCAATGCTTATTCAGAAACATATTCCGTCAAATCGGTTGATCCTGTGGCTGATGGGACCAATGAACCGTAATGCCTTTGCCTTGGTTGTACTAGTAGATCTGTACACGACCTGTGCCAAACTATGAACTGTCATGTCCTCCTGTGCCCATGTGAGGACACAAGGCAGGCCGTTTTCGTGCTCCAGAAGCTCTGCTGAAATTATGGCGTGGCCCTGGACTGGGTGCCAAATTCCCCTCGATTCCATGCGGCATCCATGAACGCCCTCACGATGCCCCTGTCTGCCTTCAAATATATAGCTCAGTCGCCGCTTGGTCCGGTACGGCTTCATGTGTGCGTGCGTGATTGAAGACGGAGGCCCGGAGGTGCGCTGTCGGCACTGGCCATGTCGCTGGCTCGTTACGACGCCAACGTCCTGCTGGCCGCGGTGACCGCGCTCTCGGCGGCTGTCGCTTTCGTCGCGGCGCTTCACCTCTACGCGCGGTGCCTCCTGCAGCGGCGCGTCGCCCTCGCGGAAGGCAGCCCTCGCGTGGTCGCGCTGCAGCGGCAGCGCCCGCCGGACGGCTACGTGGTGGAGGTCGTCCGCATCGTCGAAGACGCAAGCGTGTGCGGCCAGCAGGCTGCGGGGCTGGACGCCAAGGCGCTGCGCGCGCTGCCGGTGTTCACGTTGGAGTCCGAGCAGGCCAAGGAAGAAGGCGGCGTCGCTGCCGAGCTGCACGGGCAGTGCGTGGTGTGCCTCGGGGAGATGGAGGATGGCGAGCTGGGGAGGCTGCTCCCGGGGTGCCGCCACGTGTTCCACGTTGAGTGCATCGACACGTGGCTCGGGGTGAGCTCGACCTGCCCGGTGTGCCGGACGGCAGCTACGCCTGCCGCTCCGTCGGCCGTCGGCGTGGACCACGGTGGCGGGGAAGAGTCCATAGCTGTTGAGTGCTAGTGTGATGTACAAAAAAAGGAAGGTTAATCATAAATAAATGGATGCAAGGCTGAAATCTTTTGTGCTGCTCTTGGCTCCAATGATGCATTATTGATGGTCAAATGGGTTGTGAGTTGTGACCGGTGGACCGGCTCGAGACATGGTCCATTTAAGTCGAGATCTAACCTAGTACAATTTAAATTAGGTTTGTACCGGTTTGGCACCAGAATCGTGCTATGCTTGTGTCGCTGTCTCGACCCGCACGACACGAcataattatattttttattttaaacaaATAGTATACCTATATATGTAATATCTATTCAGTATACAATACAAACAAACCTAGGTTCTACTAGCTAGCAGAGTTTAGCTAGCGCCTTCCACCTTTAGGGTGTgtttgtaggcttgatgatcgatgaCCTTTTAACTAGccgcatgcctcgtcatgggtaagtttTGCCTTGATCGGATCAATACCATAAAggctaccacgcaatgggagtggagagatggcgagagtagtgtgtaccctcagtGCCAAGCGGCTAAACGATggagtatctatgctctcggttggcgtgaacccattctggtcttgagaaacccgggtgtgagttgacatatgcaagggttaagtgctacatatgttgtgtggttggagatccccaactgggtattaatcgattcagatcgtcaTTACTTTTCGAACATGAAGATTTGGTCACTTACCTGCATCTTAGTTAACAAGTGAATAAGAATTTGGTAAAAGGAAGCTAGTACAGGACAAGTGAATGTTCTAGATTAGGAAAATCTAGAATCAGGAAAGAACTTAATTTGCTAATTAAAAGATGGCTTAAGGATCCAATTCTAGTAAGCTTTTTCTGTAAAAAGAGTCTTTGAAACTTGATGAACTTTACCTTGACtcacaaaggccagcatatccttgagagtattttctttagtcaggtcagacttgcgaaagtaccttCGTACTCTGGGTTCTTTGAACCCACATTTGCAGGTGTTGATCATGTGctgttgtggatggtgctaagcgCCGATGGGCACGTCCTTTTTATAGGTTCAAGtagctcttctatacttcttattaagGATTGTCACTGAGCTAGCATATAATTCAAACTTTAAAAtgttttataacatttcaaagggtAATCCTTTGAATCACCTTCTGTAATCACTCTGATATGTATAATGTAATCTTGTAGTAAATTGTAACCTTTTTGGTAATAAAGAAATTATGCTGCAAATGTTGGCTTGTGAAATTTGTTTACTTAACCTTGCAATCTTGGttctaagtggtttatccggagtccttgggacactcggacgtaTTCTGTTAAGTTATCCAGTGCACATGCATagttgtctgaggtctttgaggtgAGGATagatgcatgtgggcccaataacttgggaggttctagcACATGAATGACAAAGAAATAATTAAAGAAGTACAAGACTCATCTCACGTCGTGGCATTTTCATTCCATTTTCCTTTGCATCAAATAAACTTACAAACATACCTCTTTGCATAAGATGGCTCGACGGTTCTTCGAATGCTAAGCAACACGAAGCTAAGGCCCTCGAAAAGATCAATTTATGTAGGGtgttattcacctatttatagggaagTTGAACAACTTTGTGGAAAATTACAAATATGCCCATAAAGTTTACACACATGGTTTACAAATGATGCAGGGACATTGTTgtctttcctttttttctttcttaCTGCATAGGTCTTAGACTTTATCTGCTTCGTCactttgctctagcttcgtgTTTCTTCCTTGCCGTTTGTATGTGCTAGATGAAGGTTCTCTTCACATTGCTTCGACTTTTCTTGGTAGCACTTCGACTGAAGTCTAGCTTCATCCGCCATTAGCCGTGTACTTGAAACACATTTGTTCTCACCGAAGTGAAGGTATTataaggaccttcggaagagtaggcccccaacagtagccctttaAGGAATGAGTTTGTTTCTTCGTAATGAGCTTAGATCGCAAAAAATAAAATTGGAAGGTCTTGTGCCGAAGGTCCCA from Zea mays cultivar B73 chromosome 6, Zm-B73-REFERENCE-NAM-5.0, whole genome shotgun sequence harbors:
- the LOC100285571 gene encoding RING-H2 finger protein ATL3F; the encoded protein is MSLARYDANVLLAAVTALSAAVAFVAALHLYARCLLQRRVALAEGSPRVVALQRQRPPDGYVVEVVRIVEDASVCGQQAAGLDAKALRALPVFTLESEQAKEEGGVAAELHGQCVVCLGEMEDGELGRLLPGCRHVFHVECIDTWLGVSSTCPVCRTAATPAAPSAVGVDHGGGEESIAVEC